A region of the Bos mutus isolate GX-2022 chromosome 18, NWIPB_WYAK_1.1, whole genome shotgun sequence genome:
TGATGGTGCTCTTGGACCATCAGATGGACACTGACGATGAAGCCTGAAGGGTTGGTGTTAGTAATAATTATCAGTGCTGTGGACATTGGTGATTATgatactggtggtggtggtggcagtggtttGGGGTAGGATGTTGGTGTAATGCAATGTTGTTGGTATTGGGTTTGGTGGTGATGGTAAAGTAGATATGTGCAGAAATTGTGGTGCTGATGGCAGGTGATGATGTGAGCGCTGAGGGTAATGCTGTTGGGACTGGTGGTGCTGGTGCTCGTGATAATGGTGGCAGTGTTGGTGATGATGGAGGCAGTGGTTTTGGTGTTGATTATGAAAGACATGTTCTTGGTGATGCTTATCAGTGTTGCTGCTGAGAGGTTGGATGATTATGCTATTGATGTTGGTATTGATGACGGGAATAGCGGGTGATGTTGgtgttggtgatggtggtggcgTGGTATGGGGTTGGTGACGATGGCAGTTTTGGGTACTGGGGTTGATGATAGTGGTAGAGGCATTGGACATAACAGATGATGGTGCAGGTATGAGTGGTCATATTGGTGTTAGTACTGGTGTTGGTCATGGTGgctgtggtggtgatggttccTGGTGAAGCTGGCAAGGACCATAGGGTCAGGTTCTTGGCTCCTGGGATTGCAGGCTGAGACCTTAGTGAAGAGCGAGGCTCCTGGGAGGTGTTTCCCTGGGATGATGCAAGGTGTTGGGAGAGAATTCCACATGTTGCCATGGCCTGTGGCTACCATGGCGCAAGTTCCCCAACCACTGTGGGGCTACAGCAGGGAACCAGGGGACCTCCCCCTGACCGCATCTTCCCTCCACAGCTTTATTGAGGACAATGAGATTGGTTCCATCTCTAAGAACGCCCTCAGAGGACTTCGCTCACTCACACATCTGTGCGTGTTTCCACTGCCCCAGCCCACCCTGGGAGGCACCCCACACCCATCACCCTGGCATCATCCTAGGAGCTGCTGATggcttctccttctctccctccaccaGGAGCCTGGCCAATAACCATCTCGAGACCCTCCCCAGGTTCCTGTTCCGGGGCCTGGAGACACTGACTCATGTGTGAGGCCCAAGGGGAATGGGAGGGTTGGGGTGATTGGGGAACgtgtgggtgggggaaggggacaTCTGTGCCCATTCCTGGTTGGCACAAGTGAGTATGACTGGATGGTTTTTACATAGTTTCCACACCATGGTGGGGCCCTAgcctgggaaggggtggggagtgtgGCCCCCAGCGGGTTGGAAGCCGGGTCGCAGCCCCTCCCCGGCCTCTTGCCCCAGGGACCTCCGCGGGAACCCGTTCCAGTGTGACTGCCGCGTGCTCTGGCTGCTGCAGTGGATCCCCACCGTGAACGCCAGCGTGGGGACCGGGGCCTGCGCCGGCCCCGCCGCTCTGGCCCACATGCAGCTCCGCCACGTGGACCCCAAGACGTTCAAGTGCAGAGCCATAGGTGGGGGCTttcctggaggggtgggagggacagcAGGGGCGGCCAGGGCTGAGGGGCTCACCTCCCTGCCCTGCCAGTTCCTGGCTGAGAGTCTGCTGAGCAAGCATCTCcccgagcctcagttttcttacctgtgaATAGGGGTAATACACCATGACACAGGACTCCTGCAAGAGAGTTCAGTGATGTACTTGGCACAAGGCCTGGGAGGGGAGGCCCTCATAAATGttcattcttgttgttgttattaatatGAAATTGACCACGTAAAAAATATTTCCTCCGATCACTTTGCTTTTCTGCAAATATAGTCTGGTACCTTTATGGGTACTGGGCAAAGCAGAGAACACAGGAGTGATGAAGCCAGCCCTGGGTCTGTCCTCACAGGGCCCACAGCCAGAGGCAAGCAGAGAGGGCTGGCCTAGAATGACCAGGGCTGAGATGGGGGTAGCACAGAAGGGTCAGGGCCAGGATTGGGGGAGAGAACCCATGGAGATGTGGGAGCCCCGAGTCAGAGCGAGGGCCCAGGCATAGCTGGAGGGTCTGGAAGGAGTGAAACTTTGAGTTCAGACCTGAAGATCATTACTAACATCATCATCCTCAAAATGTAAGATAAGTTTTTGGTCTTCAGAATTCATAGAACAAGGCAATTTAACTTAGTCACTCTTGGTTCAGTTATTCAACAAACACCTACTGAGGTCCACTTGGTGACCAGCTCTGTAAGAGGCAGTGGGCACACTGTGGTGACCAAGATAACCCGGGGCCTTTGCCTCACGGGGTCACAGTCCTGGAGGTGGGGAGTCAGGCATTAAATAAAACTTTGCACAGTAAATGAATGGTGCCCATTGTGATAAACACAGAGGATGATGAGAGAGTTTAGGGGTTGGTCCTACCTTTCCTGGGGCATTGGAGAAGGCTTCTCCAAAGAGGTAGTGCCAGCTGTGGCTGTAGcgaagtggaggacagaggacggGGTCAGCATGTGCAGTGACCCCCCAAGGCAGCACAGAGCTTGTCCTGACTGAGGATGGAAGGAGGAAGGTCTGGCCTGGAGGAGTGAGGAAAAGAAGGACACAGATGAGGTGTCTCACCTGCAAGGGCCTCACTGTGCAGAACTTCGAAAGTCACAGAGAAGGTGGACTTTATCCAGAGGACTGTGGGAAGCCACAGAGGGAGGGTTTTGAGCACAGAGTGACATGATTTGatggccattttttaaaagatccccTTTGGATGGGCATCCTTAGCTGTTTGGTTCGTTGATTGGACCCGGGCCCCTAGAAGTAGGTCCTGGCATGTAGAATGATGTATTGTCACCTGGAGTCCACCGCCACCACACTGGATAATCTGGGTGCATTGTTATCATCAATGCTAAGCTGCTGTAACAGAGGGTCTAAATAccatgaaacaaagaaaacagaagggtCTGAGGTGAGAGTAGTTCAAGCCGGTGGGGCAGCCCCTGGGTGTTCTCCTGCTTTCCATGGTTGAAACCAAGTCGTGACCCCACCCACCTGCCAGTTcacaggagaaggggaaagggacCTAGTCCAGGACAAGCCGTCCTCCTAGAAGCAAGGCGAGCACTAGCACCATCACTCTGCTCTGGTTCACGGCCACCTGTCAGGAGGTGGCGTCGGGGCCGTGCTGGGCTCACGGCCTCTGATTGGGTGGCTTTGTGGCCAGATGCAACCCTGTGTGATGGAAAACAGGAAGGATGGATTTGGCTGGACAGCTggctccctgtgcctcagtttcctcctctgcaaagtgGATATAATAACAGAATATACCCCACAGGGATCTTGTGAAGTTAAATGAATGATGAAAGTGCTGTTTCTAATTATTTGATGATGCCGCACAGTTTAGAAAACAGACTATCACCGTGTGGTTGTGAGTTAATACGTCCATAGATAAAAAGATTTCACTGTGTATCCCCATGAGGTCAGCACCATGGCGGTCCTCACTGCAAAGACGCGCAAGCTGAGGCTAGGTGATGAGGACCCTTGGGGGTCCCCCTAAGGGGACCTGTCTGGTCCCCTGTCtgactctctcccctccccctacctCCAGAGCTGTCCTGGTTCCAGACGGTGGGAGAGTCAGCGCTGGGCGTAGAGGCTTTCTCCTACCAGGAGGAGCCCTACATTGTCCTGGCACAGCCCTTTGCCGGCCGCTGCCTGATCCTGGCCTGGGACTACAGCCTGCAGCGCTTCCGTCAGGAGGAGGAGCTGTCTGGTAAGCCCCCTCCCATCCTCCCACCTGCCGGGTGGCCTGCCCAGCTGGTCTAACAGGGCCCCCTgctcccctgctccccacagcGCCCTCGGTGGTGTCCTGCAAGCCGCTGGTGCTGGGCCCCCGCCTCTTCATGCTGGCCGCCCGCCTGTGGGGAGGCTCACAGCTGtgggcccggcccggccccgaCCTGCGCCTAGCCCCACTGCAGGCCCTGGCCCCACGGCGGCTGCTGCGGCCCAATGACGCCGAGCTCCTGTGGCTGGACGGGCAGCCCTGCTTCGTGGTGGCTGACGCCTCCAAGGCGGGCAGCACAACACTGCTGTGCCGGGACGGGCCCGGCTTCTACCCGCGCCAGAGCCTGCATGCCTGGCACCGGGACACGGACGTCGAGGCCCTCCAACTGGACGGCCGGCCCCATCTGCTGCTGGCCTCGGCCTCGCAGCGGCCCGTGCTCTTCCACTGGTTCGGGGGCCGCTTCGAGCGGCGGACGGATATCCCCGAGGCTGAGGACGTCTATGCCACGCGCCACTTCCAGGCCGGCGGGGACGTATTCCTGTGCCTGACACGCTACATCGGGGACTCCATGGTGAGGCTGGGCGCAGTCCTGCGGGGTGGGCACAAGCTCCACCTGACTGGCAGCAGCTCACTCCCACTCCAGGCTGGCCTCTTAAGCACTGACCCAACCTCACACGCTGGCCTCTGAAGGCTGACCTGCCTGACAGCCGACCTTCCTAATATAATGATCTTTGAGCTCTGACCCTATCCTAACGCAAACTCCAAGACTGTGACCCCTTAAGACTGTTGTTGTTCGGTtattcagtcttatctgactctttgtgaccccacgggctgcagcacaccaggcttccctgtccttcactatctcctggagttcgctcaaactcacgtccattgatttggtgatgccatccaaccatctcatcctctgtcatcaccttctcctcctgcccccagtctttcccagcatcagggtcttttccaatgagtcagctcttcaaatcaggtggccagagttttggagcttcagcttcagcatcagtccttccaatgagtatttagggttgatttcctttaggatggaccggtttgaTCTTGCTGcgcaggggactctcaagagccttctccagcgccacagttcgaaagcatcaattatttggtgccgcacacaactgaagtgacttagcagcagcagcagcagcagcagccttctttatggtccaactctcaaatccatacgtgactactggaaaaaccatagctttgactagatggacctttgaccCTAAACCACTCTCCATCTCCCAACACTGACACTGGCCCCAAGATTCTGATTCTACTCCCAAAATGACACACTCCAGtacctacatttttaaaaaaattttttatttatggctgttctgggtcttcgttgctttttgctcaggctttctctagttgtggcgaacaGGGGCTggtcttcgttgcagtgcacaggcttcttactgcagtggctcctcctgttgcagagcacaggctctgggcgcgtgggcttcagtagtggggCACACACGCTTAATatttgtggcttgtgggctcagtagttgtggcttgcaggcttaattgctccacggtgtgtggaatcttctcggaccaggggtcaaacccatgtcccttgccttggcaggtggattcttatccactctgccaccagggaagtccccagtactTACATTTAACCACAGCCACCACACCCTGAATCCCCAGGGCTGATGGCCCACTCCCTCCAGCACTCTCTGGAGTGAGATATAGCCATGGGCAGGGCTTTTAGCCTGAGAGGCACTGATATGACTCAGGGGTTCACAGGGTGTCTGCGTGGGGAGCAGACTGTAGGCACAGGGACAAGAGCAAGGAGACCAAGAAGACCAGGGAGGAGGTTATGTGATGGTCCAGGAGGCAGGTGACTGTGGTTGGGCCAGAGTGCGGCCAGAGGAGATGGGAGAAGTGCATACCATCATAGGTGAAACTAACTGACTCCAGGGCTGACTGATTCTATGTGGGgctgaaggagagagaagggtcCAGAGTGACTCCAAGTCTGTGGGCTGAGCAGCTGGTTGGTGACATTTAGgaagatgagaaagctgtgggAGTTTGTGGACCTAAAGGCCTCTGttcctgagctatttcaagtcctctGGAGCCTAGGGGACCACTGACCGGAAGGCCTGGCCCTGGGGACCCCAGCCCTAATGAGCGGCCCCTCTCCCACAGGTCATGCGCTGGGATGGCTCCATGTTTCGCCTGCTGCAGAAACTTCCCTCTCGAGGGGCCCATGTCTTCCAGCCACTGCTCATTGCCAAGGACCAGCTGGCCATCCTGGGCAGTGACTTCGCCTTCAGCCAGGTTTTCCGCCTTGAGCCTGACAAGGGGCTCCTGGAACCACTGCAGGAGCTGGGGCCCCCGGCGATAGTGGCCCCTCGGGCCTTTGCTCACATCACCATGGCCGGAAGACGCTTCCTCTTCGCTGCTTGCTTCAAGGGCCCCACACAGATCTACCAGCATCATGAGTTAGACCTCAGTGCCTGAGGCTGGAAGGGACGCTGGACA
Encoded here:
- the LGI4 gene encoding leucine-rich repeat LGI family member 4, which translates into the protein MGGAGILLLLLLAGLGVGEAWRPPKGKCPLSCSCSKDSALCEGSVDLPEILSPTLLSLSFVRTRITQLKAGSFLRVPSLHLLLFTSNSFSVIEDDAFAGLSHLQYLFIEDNEIGSISKNALRGLRSLTHLSLANNHLETLPRFLFRGLETLTHVDLRGNPFQCDCRVLWLLQWIPTVNASVGTGACAGPAALAHMQLRHVDPKTFKCRAIELSWFQTVGESALGVEAFSYQEEPYIVLAQPFAGRCLILAWDYSLQRFRQEEELSAPSVVSCKPLVLGPRLFMLAARLWGGSQLWARPGPDLRLAPLQALAPRRLLRPNDAELLWLDGQPCFVVADASKAGSTTLLCRDGPGFYPRQSLHAWHRDTDVEALQLDGRPHLLLASASQRPVLFHWFGGRFERRTDIPEAEDVYATRHFQAGGDVFLCLTRYIGDSMVMRWDGSMFRLLQKLPSRGAHVFQPLLIAKDQLAILGSDFAFSQVFRLEPDKGLLEPLQELGPPAIVAPRAFAHITMAGRRFLFAACFKGPTQIYQHHELDLSA